A single region of the Selenomonas sp. oral taxon 920 genome encodes:
- a CDS encoding 4Fe-4S binding protein, which produces MKGELYIKEKRCKGCGICAAFCPKQVLEVSLLGKIVPVRPEDCIACGQCEMRCPDFAIFVERRESK; this is translated from the coding sequence ATGAAGGGTGAGCTGTATATCAAGGAAAAGCGGTGCAAGGGCTGCGGCATCTGCGCCGCGTTCTGCCCGAAGCAGGTGCTCGAGGTGAGCCTGCTCGGCAAGATCGTACCCGTCCGCCCCGAGGACTGTATCGCGTGCGGGCAGTGCGAGATGCGCTGTCCCGATTTTGCGATATTCGTGGAGCGGAGGGAGAGCAAATGA
- a CDS encoding DUF3290 domain-containing protein: MNFYTYDYITAHSQFGDNVWYVLSFLALAALLVVSVKDLRNRLATRYRDLIVILFLTVAFLGGMQWNDYNRTKSDVEATSRMAQFLHSLSVDLDVPVQKIRTNSTYLKQGMLVDVQGTFYAVTFNADFTSFQYERTHLLNRDVKIVDKED; encoded by the coding sequence TTGAATTTTTATACCTATGACTATATCACGGCGCACAGCCAGTTCGGCGATAATGTCTGGTATGTGCTTTCATTTCTCGCGCTCGCTGCGCTGCTCGTCGTGAGCGTGAAGGATCTGCGCAACCGCCTTGCAACGCGCTACCGCGACCTCATCGTCATTCTGTTTCTCACGGTCGCATTCCTCGGAGGAATGCAGTGGAACGACTACAACCGCACGAAGAGCGATGTGGAGGCGACCTCACGTATGGCGCAGTTCCTCCACAGCCTCAGCGTGGATCTGGACGTGCCCGTGCAAAAAATCCGCACCAACTCGACGTATTTGAAACAGGGAATGCTCGTTGATGTGCAGGGGACGTTTTACGCGGTGACATTCAATGCGGACTTTACCTCGTTTCAGTACGAGCGGACGCATCTTCTGAACCGCGATGTGAAGATTGTGGACAAGGAGGACTGA
- a CDS encoding DUF421 domain-containing protein has translation MLIYSLMMGKLALGLLCLIVQINLLGKGNLAPNSATDQVQNYVLGGIIGGVIYNNAISILDFLLVLIAWTLLVLVLKYLKMNSGAIKDFVDGSPAVVIERGKILMDECMRHGMLAHDIMLKLRMAGVYYVKDVKRAVLEPNGQLTVIQYGEQNARYPLILDGQVDEDILELIEKDRVWLNAELRAADCAVKDIYIGEYKDGELIVHPYEKIVSTN, from the coding sequence ATGCTGATCTACTCTCTGATGATGGGCAAGCTCGCGCTCGGTCTCTTGTGTCTCATCGTCCAGATCAACCTGCTCGGCAAGGGCAACCTCGCGCCGAACTCCGCGACCGATCAGGTGCAGAACTACGTCCTCGGCGGCATCATCGGCGGCGTGATTTACAACAACGCTATATCGATTTTGGACTTTTTGCTCGTGCTGATCGCGTGGACACTGCTCGTACTGGTCCTGAAATATCTCAAGATGAACAGCGGTGCGATCAAGGACTTCGTCGACGGCAGTCCCGCCGTGGTGATCGAGCGCGGCAAGATCCTGATGGATGAGTGTATGCGGCACGGAATGCTCGCGCATGACATCATGCTTAAACTTCGTATGGCGGGGGTCTACTATGTAAAGGATGTAAAGCGTGCTGTGCTCGAGCCGAATGGACAGCTCACCGTTATCCAGTACGGCGAGCAGAACGCCCGCTATCCGCTCATCCTCGACGGACAGGTGGACGAGGACATCCTCGAACTCATCGAAAAGGATCGCGTCTGGCTCAACGCCGAGCTGCGTGCGGCGGACTGCGCGGTGAAGGACATCTACATCGGTGAGTATAAGGATGGCGAGCTGATTGTCCATCCGTATGAGAAGATTGTGAGTACCAACTGA